A genomic region of Candidatus Delongbacteria bacterium contains the following coding sequences:
- a CDS encoding NAD(P)H-dependent oxidoreductase subunit E: MAFRFNESELQQINTLLARYPSKMSATLPLLHMVQRREGWVSPDAIEEVARLLELTRIHVADVVSFYTMYHRKPIGKHLVSVCRTLCCQLVGQEDLSAYLRQRFSLADDHVATDPSGTFTVEHVECLGACGAGPVVIIDGQYHERVTVQQLGELLDSLQAAAGHSREAQGNG, translated from the coding sequence ATGGCCTTTCGATTCAACGAATCCGAGCTTCAGCAGATCAACACCCTCCTCGCGCGCTACCCCAGCAAGATGAGCGCCACACTGCCGCTGCTGCACATGGTGCAGCGCCGGGAGGGCTGGGTCAGTCCCGATGCCATCGAGGAAGTGGCCCGACTGCTTGAACTCACGCGAATCCACGTCGCGGATGTGGTCAGCTTCTATACCATGTATCACCGCAAGCCCATCGGCAAGCATCTGGTCAGCGTGTGCCGCACGCTCTGCTGCCAGCTTGTGGGCCAGGAAGACCTGAGCGCCTACCTGCGCCAGCGCTTCTCCCTGGCCGACGATCACGTGGCCACCGATCCCAGCGGCACCTTCACCGTGGAACACGTCGAGTGTCTGGGTGCCTGCGGCGCCGGCCCCGTGGTGATCATCGACGGCCAGTATCACGAGCGGGTCACCGTCCAGCAGCTGGGCGAATTGCTCGACAGCCTGCAGGCCGCTGCGGGACACAGCCGGGAGGCCCAGGGCAATGGCTGA
- a CDS encoding MBL fold metallo-hydrolase produces the protein MNVGHWRVDTLILGRFRLDGGAMFGVVPKVLWEKVAPADEANRISLAMRCLLLRDGKRTVLVDCGLGHKEDERFRAQFALEQAPGILDLELARLDCRSDQITDLVLTHLHFDHSGGAILRESDGRLVPQFPNARIHLQRRQWQWAFERHPRDRASYLSDNLEPLKDWDLNLLDGEGPILPGLSAIVVDGHSPGMQMIALDGDPGLIYLADLIPTAAHLPLAWVMGYDLEPLKTVAEKQRLAGWALDRRTHLVFEHDPELSSVVCGEGARGPEILERHPDL, from the coding sequence ATGAACGTCGGACACTGGCGCGTCGACACGCTGATCCTGGGCCGCTTCCGCCTGGATGGTGGCGCGATGTTCGGAGTGGTGCCCAAGGTGCTCTGGGAGAAGGTGGCCCCGGCCGACGAGGCCAACCGGATCTCCCTGGCCATGCGCTGCCTGCTGCTGCGTGACGGCAAGCGCACGGTACTGGTGGACTGTGGTCTGGGTCACAAGGAGGACGAGCGCTTCCGCGCTCAGTTCGCCCTGGAGCAGGCGCCGGGCATCCTCGATCTGGAACTGGCCCGCCTGGATTGCCGGTCCGACCAGATCACCGACCTGGTGCTGACCCATCTCCATTTCGATCACAGCGGCGGCGCGATCCTGCGGGAGAGCGACGGCCGACTGGTGCCCCAGTTTCCCAACGCCCGGATCCACCTCCAGCGTCGCCAGTGGCAGTGGGCCTTCGAACGGCATCCCCGCGACCGCGCGAGTTATCTCAGCGACAATCTGGAACCCCTGAAGGACTGGGACCTGAACCTGCTGGATGGGGAAGGCCCGATCCTGCCCGGGCTGTCCGCCATCGTGGTCGACGGACACAGTCCCGGCATGCAGATGATCGCGCTGGACGGAGATCCGGGCCTGATCTATCTGGCCGACCTGATTCCCACGGCGGCCCATCTGCCGCTGGCCTGGGTCATGGGCTACGACCTGGAACCGCTCAAGACGGTCGCCGAGAAGCAGCGCCTGGCGGGGTGGGCCCTGGACCGGCGTACGCACCTGGTTTTCGAACACGACCCCGAGCTTTCATCCGTGGTCTGCGGGGAGGGCGCCCGGGGGCCGGAAATCCTTGAGCGTCATCCGGATCTCTGA
- the nuoK gene encoding NADH-quinone oxidoreductase subunit NuoK, with product MILGANHYLLLGLLLFGIGTIGVLVRRNILIILMSVELMINAVNLLLVAFSRYNGNLDGQVFTFFTMTVAAAEVAVGLAIVVMIYRHTGSTDIGRIRLFRG from the coding sequence ATGATCCTTGGAGCCAATCATTATCTGCTGCTGGGACTGCTGCTGTTCGGCATCGGCACCATCGGCGTGCTCGTGCGGCGCAACATCCTGATCATCCTGATGTCCGTGGAGCTGATGATCAACGCGGTCAACCTGCTGCTGGTCGCCTTCTCGCGATACAACGGCAACCTCGACGGTCAGGTCTTCACCTTCTTCACCATGACGGTCGCCGCTGCCGAAGTGGCCGTGGGCCTGGCCATCGTCGTGATGATCTATCGCCACACCGGCAGCACGGACATTGGCCGGATCCGCCTCTTCCGCGGATGA
- the nuoL gene encoding NADH-quinone oxidoreductase subunit L — protein MEHNALSSLLGWIPLFPLLGFLVNGLLGKRLPMKLSGTLASVAIGASFVTSVLVFMQFVQLEESARLISVSFFHWMHVGGLSLDWTLQLDPLSLVFALFVSGVATLIHIYSIGYMSEEKSYWRYFAYLNLFCFSMLMLVLGGNYLVMFLGWEGVGLCSYLLIGFWFTDMEKAIAGKKAFVVNRIGDFGFLVAMFLMFAHYGTLDFLPLFDAIGGEASGSWLPTAIALFLFIGATGKSAQIPLYVWLPDAMAGPTPVSALIHAATMVTAGVYMIGRSHVIYTLAPTALAVVATVGALTALFAASMGLAQNDIKKVLAYSTVSQLGYMFLGMGVGAYSAGLFHVVTHAFFKALLFLGSGAVIHAMHHVYHAVHDHHKDPQDMRNMGGLKSHLPITYWTFLIGTIAIAGFPPLSGFFSKDEILWKTWESGHTVLWLLGFCAAGLTSFYMFRLLFMTFHGKYRGTAQEASHFHENPLVMTVPLMVLAVLAAIAGFWGLPHFLDVAHVGNRFDEFLAPVFYSGSELHLRHAMAGHGNVAMEWLLAGLSVCVAIVGLLVARRLYLREDRKAASLVAQFPGLHRQLLNKWYVDELYQTIVIKPIGATCDFLWKYVDALIIDGAVNGLGSLCVAAGQGVRRLQGGRLSHYLALMAAGTAVLIGWVFYF, from the coding sequence ATGGAACACAACGCACTCTCTTCGCTGCTGGGCTGGATTCCCCTTTTTCCCCTGCTGGGGTTTCTGGTCAATGGGCTGCTGGGCAAGCGCCTGCCGATGAAACTCTCGGGCACGCTGGCTTCTGTGGCCATCGGTGCCTCCTTCGTGACCTCGGTGCTGGTCTTCATGCAGTTCGTCCAGCTGGAGGAGAGCGCGCGACTGATCAGCGTGAGCTTCTTCCACTGGATGCATGTGGGCGGACTGAGCCTCGACTGGACCCTGCAGCTCGATCCGCTGTCGCTGGTCTTCGCGCTCTTCGTCAGTGGCGTGGCCACCCTGATCCACATCTACAGCATCGGCTACATGAGCGAGGAGAAGAGTTACTGGCGGTATTTCGCCTACCTGAACCTTTTCTGTTTCAGCATGCTCATGCTCGTGCTGGGCGGCAACTATCTGGTGATGTTCCTGGGCTGGGAAGGGGTGGGTCTGTGTTCCTACCTGCTGATCGGATTCTGGTTCACCGACATGGAAAAGGCCATCGCGGGCAAGAAGGCCTTCGTGGTCAACCGCATTGGCGACTTCGGCTTTCTGGTGGCCATGTTCCTGATGTTCGCCCACTACGGCACACTTGATTTCCTCCCGCTCTTCGACGCCATCGGGGGCGAAGCAAGCGGTTCCTGGCTGCCCACCGCCATCGCACTGTTCCTCTTCATTGGCGCCACGGGCAAGAGTGCCCAGATTCCTCTGTACGTCTGGTTGCCCGACGCCATGGCCGGCCCCACGCCCGTCTCGGCCCTGATCCACGCCGCCACCATGGTGACCGCCGGTGTGTACATGATCGGGCGCAGCCATGTGATCTACACTCTGGCACCCACCGCCCTGGCCGTGGTGGCCACCGTGGGCGCGCTGACCGCGCTCTTCGCCGCCAGCATGGGTCTGGCCCAGAACGACATCAAGAAGGTGCTGGCCTATTCCACGGTCTCCCAGCTGGGTTACATGTTCCTGGGCATGGGAGTGGGTGCCTACAGCGCGGGCCTGTTCCATGTGGTGACCCACGCCTTCTTCAAGGCCCTGCTCTTCCTGGGCTCCGGCGCGGTCATTCACGCCATGCATCATGTCTACCATGCGGTGCACGATCACCACAAGGACCCTCAGGACATGCGCAACATGGGCGGCCTCAAGTCACATCTGCCCATCACCTACTGGACCTTCCTGATCGGCACCATCGCCATTGCCGGGTTTCCGCCGCTGTCCGGTTTCTTCTCCAAGGACGAGATCCTCTGGAAGACCTGGGAGAGTGGACACACGGTGCTCTGGCTGCTGGGCTTCTGCGCCGCCGGCCTGACCAGTTTCTACATGTTCCGGCTGCTGTTCATGACCTTCCACGGCAAGTACCGTGGCACGGCCCAGGAAGCCAGTCATTTCCATGAAAACCCACTGGTGATGACAGTTCCCCTGATGGTGCTGGCCGTGCTGGCCGCGATCGCCGGGTTCTGGGGCCTGCCGCACTTCCTGGATGTCGCCCATGTGGGCAACCGCTTCGACGAGTTCCTGGCTCCCGTGTTCTACAGCGGCAGCGAGCTGCATCTGCGGCATGCGATGGCAGGTCACGGCAATGTGGCCATGGAATGGCTGCTGGCGGGACTGTCGGTCTGTGTGGCCATCGTGGGACTGCTGGTTGCCCGTCGTCTGTATCTGCGCGAAGACCGCAAGGCCGCCAGCCTGGTGGCACAGTTTCCCGGCCTGCATCGCCAGCTGCTGAACAAGTGGTACGTCGACGAGCTGTATCAGACAATCGTGATCAAACCCATCGGGGCAACCTGCGATTTCCTCTGGAAGTACGTGGACGCCCTGATCATCGACGGCGCGGTCAACGGTCTGGGCAGTCTGTGCGTGGCCGCGGGCCAGGGAGTCCGGCGCCTGCAGGGCGGACGCCTGAGCCACTATCTGGCCCTGATGGCCGCGGGCACCGCCGTGCTGATCGGCTGGGTTTTCTATTTCTGA
- the nuoF gene encoding NADH-quinone oxidoreductase subunit NuoF — protein MAEFITFPSLAYTDRAGLDAYLQMGGYKSLRKALTAMQPGEITETVKQSGLRGRGGAGFPTGMKWSFLPKQNEKPVYLVCNADEGEPGTFKDRDIMRYAPHQLVEGMLIAARAIGCNRSYIYIRGEFTEPYRCLEKAIEEAREAGLMGKNILGTGFDHEMYLHLGAGAYICGEETALLNSLEGRRGEPRTKPPFPAIEGLYGCPTIVNNVETLAAVVPIIEHGPEWYIALGTAKSPGTKLFSICGHVEKPGVYEVKMGTRFMDFFMNDCGGVRGGKKLKAVIPGGSSVPMLTAEQCETLCLDYESCVEHGTMLGSGAIIVLDETVSIPHAVQNLSKFYSHESCGQCTPCREGTHWFEMIMNKLIAGEARREDLDLLLDIGKHISFRTICALGAAAVAPIESSLARFRSEYEALIRD, from the coding sequence ATGGCTGAGTTCATCACCTTTCCCAGTCTGGCGTACACCGACCGGGCCGGCCTGGACGCCTACCTGCAGATGGGCGGATACAAAAGCCTGCGCAAGGCGCTTACCGCCATGCAGCCGGGCGAGATCACCGAGACCGTCAAGCAATCGGGCCTGCGCGGACGCGGTGGAGCCGGGTTCCCCACGGGCATGAAGTGGAGCTTTCTGCCCAAACAGAACGAGAAGCCGGTCTACCTGGTCTGCAACGCCGACGAGGGCGAGCCCGGCACCTTCAAGGACCGGGACATCATGCGCTACGCGCCCCACCAGTTGGTGGAAGGCATGCTGATCGCGGCCCGGGCCATCGGCTGCAACCGGTCCTACATCTACATCCGGGGTGAATTCACCGAGCCCTATCGCTGCCTGGAGAAGGCGATTGAAGAAGCCCGCGAGGCGGGCCTGATGGGCAAGAACATCCTGGGCACCGGATTCGATCACGAGATGTATCTGCACCTCGGTGCCGGGGCGTACATCTGCGGCGAAGAAACCGCCCTGCTCAATTCTCTTGAGGGTCGCCGGGGCGAACCCCGCACCAAACCGCCCTTCCCGGCCATCGAAGGCCTCTACGGCTGCCCGACCATCGTCAACAACGTGGAAACCCTGGCCGCCGTGGTTCCCATCATCGAGCACGGACCCGAGTGGTACATCGCGCTGGGTACCGCCAAGAGTCCGGGCACCAAGCTGTTCTCGATCTGTGGCCATGTCGAGAAGCCCGGTGTCTACGAAGTCAAGATGGGCACCCGCTTCATGGACTTCTTCATGAACGACTGCGGCGGTGTGCGCGGCGGCAAGAAGTTGAAAGCCGTGATCCCCGGCGGCAGTTCCGTGCCCATGCTCACGGCCGAGCAGTGCGAGACCCTCTGCCTGGACTACGAGAGCTGCGTCGAGCACGGCACCATGCTGGGCTCGGGCGCGATCATCGTGCTGGACGAGACGGTCAGCATTCCCCACGCGGTCCAGAACCTGTCCAAATTCTACAGCCACGAGAGCTGTGGCCAGTGTACCCCCTGCCGCGAAGGCACCCACTGGTTCGAAATGATCATGAACAAGCTCATCGCCGGTGAAGCCCGCCGCGAGGACCTGGATCTGCTGCTGGACATCGGCAAGCACATCAGCTTCCGCACGATCTGCGCCCTGGGTGCGGCGGCGGTGGCACCCATCGAATCCTCGCTGGCCCGTTTCCGCAGCGAGTACGAAGCCCTGATCCGAGACTAG
- a CDS encoding NADH-quinone oxidoreductase subunit N: MSESSSFNTLSLLPEIVLALAGLLILMVNAFSHDRARASYRWIAGLGSLVALLLCFQPLATGDAFMGTAVMDGLALAGSAVVLVVLLLLVIGGEDYLRTRRVPLAEYHSLSLFAAVGMLALCSAGDLVVVFLGIEILSISLYCMAALLNEREGSREAALKYFLTGSFASGFLLFGMALVFGYTGSTSLTVIGESLQRLDTSNWMLIGGILLMLVGFLFKVSAVPFHNWAPDVYEGSPTVVTVFMSTAAKAAAFTGFARVFVPALGEASASWVPMLAFCAGLTMLVGNFTALVQTSFKRMLAWSGVAHAGYLLLGIMAAGDNALHVRSVLFYLLPYALINGVLFLLGAAITRQRGGEYDLDDFKGLAADQPWLAILMTVCLLALAGIPPTAGFVGKFYLFMGAVETGHVSLAVLGLLTSVVSVYFYLRVVVFAWFHRSPSGKPAFTRPDGGLMFVTTVASGLLLALGIWPNLWLFMTQNIG, encoded by the coding sequence GTGAGCGAGTCGAGTTCCTTCAATACGCTGAGCCTGCTGCCCGAAATCGTCCTGGCCCTTGCCGGGCTGCTGATCCTGATGGTCAATGCCTTCAGTCACGATCGGGCGCGTGCCTCCTATCGCTGGATTGCCGGTCTGGGCTCGCTGGTGGCCCTCCTGCTGTGTTTCCAGCCACTGGCCACCGGTGACGCTTTCATGGGCACGGCGGTGATGGATGGGCTGGCGCTGGCGGGATCGGCCGTGGTGCTGGTGGTGCTGCTGCTGCTGGTCATCGGCGGAGAAGACTATCTGCGCACACGCCGGGTGCCGTTGGCCGAGTATCACTCACTCAGTCTCTTCGCGGCGGTGGGCATGCTGGCCCTGTGTTCGGCGGGCGACCTGGTGGTGGTGTTCCTGGGCATCGAGATTCTGTCGATCAGCCTCTATTGCATGGCCGCACTGCTCAACGAGCGCGAAGGCAGCCGCGAAGCCGCGCTCAAGTATTTCCTGACCGGCAGTTTCGCCTCGGGATTCCTGCTTTTCGGCATGGCCCTGGTCTTCGGATACACGGGCAGCACCTCGCTGACTGTCATTGGCGAGTCACTGCAGCGATTGGACACCAGCAACTGGATGCTCATCGGTGGCATCCTGCTGATGCTGGTGGGTTTCCTCTTCAAGGTCAGTGCGGTGCCCTTCCACAACTGGGCACCCGATGTCTACGAGGGCAGCCCCACCGTGGTCACCGTGTTCATGAGCACGGCGGCCAAGGCGGCAGCGTTCACCGGTTTCGCCCGGGTCTTCGTGCCCGCGCTTGGCGAGGCCTCGGCAAGCTGGGTCCCCATGCTGGCCTTCTGTGCGGGCCTTACCATGCTGGTGGGAAATTTCACGGCTCTGGTCCAGACCAGTTTCAAACGCATGCTGGCCTGGTCGGGTGTGGCACACGCCGGCTACCTGCTGCTGGGCATCATGGCCGCCGGGGACAATGCCCTGCATGTGCGCAGTGTGCTGTTCTACCTGCTGCCCTACGCCCTGATCAACGGTGTGCTCTTCCTGCTGGGAGCCGCGATCACGCGCCAGCGCGGAGGAGAATACGATCTGGATGATTTCAAGGGCCTTGCGGCCGACCAGCCCTGGCTGGCGATCCTGATGACCGTGTGCCTGCTGGCCCTGGCGGGCATTCCGCCCACCGCTGGTTTCGTGGGCAAGTTCTATCTCTTCATGGGTGCGGTGGAAACCGGTCATGTCTCACTGGCCGTGCTGGGCCTGCTGACCTCCGTCGTCAGCGTCTACTTCTACCTGCGGGTGGTGGTGTTCGCCTGGTTCCATCGTTCGCCCTCGGGCAAGCCCGCCTTCACCCGTCCCGACGGTGGCCTGATGTTCGTGACCACGGTGGCCTCGGGGCTGCTGCTGGCGTTGGGCATCTGGCCCAACCTCTGGCTGTTCATGACCCAGAACATCGGCTGA
- a CDS encoding NADH-quinone oxidoreductase subunit J: MDNLPFLILSLLAVIGAIGVISLRSPVNAVLCLLLTMVSLAGHYAMLNAPFMAAVQVIVYAGAIIILFLFVVVLLNLREDVLKKRTFKPSRMWYALPGLGVLLVLTGLFRAGTGWISGGPAEPGTIEALGHSLFTRWLYPFELTGVLLLAAMVGAVAMTRRNDSGE, from the coding sequence GTGGACAATCTGCCGTTCCTGATTCTCAGCCTGCTGGCCGTGATCGGCGCCATTGGAGTGATCAGCCTGCGCAGCCCCGTGAATGCGGTGCTCTGCCTGCTGCTTACCATGGTCTCGCTGGCGGGTCACTACGCCATGCTGAATGCGCCCTTCATGGCCGCCGTGCAGGTCATCGTCTACGCGGGTGCGATCATCATCCTGTTCCTCTTCGTGGTCGTGCTGCTCAACCTGCGCGAAGACGTTCTGAAGAAGCGCACCTTCAAGCCCAGCCGCATGTGGTACGCCTTGCCCGGACTGGGCGTGCTGCTGGTGCTCACCGGTCTGTTCCGTGCCGGCACGGGCTGGATCAGCGGCGGCCCGGCCGAGCCGGGCACCATCGAAGCCCTGGGCCACAGCCTGTTCACCCGCTGGCTCTATCCCTTCGAACTCACCGGAGTGCTGCTGCTGGCCGCCATGGTGGGCGCGGTGGCCATGACCCGGCGCAACGACTCCGGGGAATGA
- the trxB gene encoding thioredoxin-disulfide reductase, translating into MGGGPAGLTAALYTSRANLNPTLVEGMQPGGQLTITTEVENFPGFEHGIMGPELIDVMHKQVERFGTSFINGTVTRVQLDQRPFKLQIDDSEHTCDALIIATGASARLLGLPGEDTLMGYGLSACATCDGFFFRDREICVIGGGDSAMEEANFLTKFASKVTIIHRREEFRASAIMLERCQKNPKIEFLLNHAPVEFKGDPQNGGLKSVMLKHTQTGELVDFAVDGCFVAIGHVPNTGLFKGVLDMDATGYLEVQGRTTYTNVPGVFAAGDVSDHRYRQAISAAGSGCMAAIDAERWLDEQEG; encoded by the coding sequence ATGGGTGGCGGACCCGCAGGGTTGACCGCAGCGCTCTATACCTCCCGCGCGAACCTGAATCCCACCCTGGTCGAAGGCATGCAGCCCGGAGGGCAGCTGACCATCACCACCGAGGTCGAGAACTTTCCCGGCTTCGAGCACGGCATCATGGGCCCCGAGCTGATTGACGTCATGCACAAGCAGGTCGAGCGCTTCGGCACCTCCTTCATCAATGGTACCGTCACGCGTGTGCAGTTGGACCAGCGCCCCTTCAAGCTGCAGATCGACGACAGCGAGCACACCTGTGACGCGCTGATCATCGCCACCGGAGCCAGCGCGCGCCTGCTGGGCCTGCCCGGAGAAGACACCCTGATGGGCTACGGCCTCAGCGCCTGTGCCACCTGCGACGGCTTTTTCTTCCGTGATCGCGAGATCTGCGTGATCGGCGGCGGCGACAGCGCCATGGAGGAAGCCAACTTCCTGACCAAATTCGCCAGCAAGGTCACCATCATCCACCGTCGTGAGGAGTTCCGGGCTTCGGCGATCATGCTCGAGCGCTGCCAGAAGAACCCGAAGATCGAGTTCCTGCTGAACCACGCCCCGGTCGAGTTCAAGGGCGATCCCCAGAACGGCGGCCTCAAGTCGGTCATGCTCAAGCACACCCAGACCGGCGAGCTGGTGGATTTTGCTGTGGACGGGTGTTTCGTGGCCATTGGCCATGTGCCCAACACGGGCCTCTTCAAGGGCGTGCTCGACATGGACGCCACCGGCTATCTGGAAGTCCAGGGCCGCACGACCTACACCAACGTGCCGGGCGTCTTCGCCGCCGGTGATGTGAGCGACCACCGCTATCGCCAGGCGATTTCCGCCGCGGGTTCGGGCTGCATGGCCGCCATCGACGCCGAGCGCTGGCTGGACGAGCAGGAAGGATGA
- a CDS encoding NADH-quinone oxidoreductase subunit M — protein MMDNLLPLLTFFPLLAAGLLLLIPARSESTLKTAALGLALLEFVFSIPLFTSFVAEQGGSMQFVVNWDWIPTLGVSFKLGVDGISLLLVMLTTFLLPVTLLGTWNAVHEHVKGYLVLFFLMTSGMLGVFVALDLFVFYVFWELTLIPMYFLIGIWGGPRRIYAAVKFFLFTMAGSVLMLVAILYLYWHTGSAGNHTFDLATILSQFRAGPDEQLWLFGAFALAFAIKVPMFPVHTWLPDAHVEAPTGGSVILAGVLLKMGTYGFLRFAMPLFPSGLHRAMPILVALAVVGILYGAWLSIAQKDVKKLVAYSSVSHLGFVMLGLFALTPEGVAGAVLQMINHGISTGALFLAVGVIYERRHTRLIADFGGLARVMPIYAVVFMIVCLSSIGLPGTNGFTGEFLILLGAFKSFPLATGLATTGVIFAAVYILWMFQRVMYGPVSNPKNAELPDLSLREMAVFAPLLVLIFWIGIYPEPFLSRLNPAVDTVLQLIQSR, from the coding sequence ATGATGGACAACCTGCTCCCCCTGCTGACATTCTTTCCCCTGCTTGCGGCAGGGCTGCTGCTGCTGATCCCCGCGCGGTCGGAGAGCACACTCAAGACCGCGGCCCTGGGGCTTGCGCTGCTCGAGTTCGTCTTCTCGATTCCGCTCTTCACCTCCTTTGTGGCGGAGCAGGGCGGCAGCATGCAGTTCGTGGTGAACTGGGACTGGATTCCCACACTGGGCGTCTCCTTCAAGCTGGGCGTGGACGGCATCAGCCTGCTGCTGGTGATGCTGACCACCTTCCTGCTGCCCGTGACACTGCTGGGCACCTGGAATGCCGTCCATGAGCATGTCAAGGGCTACCTTGTCCTGTTCTTTCTGATGACCAGCGGCATGCTGGGCGTGTTCGTGGCCCTGGACCTGTTCGTGTTCTACGTCTTCTGGGAATTGACGCTGATTCCCATGTACTTCCTCATCGGCATCTGGGGCGGACCGCGCCGGATCTATGCGGCGGTCAAGTTCTTCCTCTTCACCATGGCCGGCAGTGTGCTGATGCTGGTGGCCATCCTGTACCTGTACTGGCACACGGGCAGTGCGGGCAATCACACCTTCGATCTGGCCACCATCCTGTCCCAGTTCCGTGCGGGTCCCGACGAGCAGCTCTGGCTCTTCGGTGCGTTCGCGCTGGCCTTCGCGATCAAGGTGCCCATGTTCCCGGTGCACACCTGGTTGCCCGACGCCCACGTCGAGGCCCCCACGGGTGGTTCCGTGATCCTGGCCGGTGTGCTGCTGAAGATGGGCACCTACGGGTTCCTGCGTTTCGCCATGCCCCTGTTTCCTTCGGGCCTGCACCGTGCCATGCCCATCCTGGTCGCTCTGGCCGTGGTGGGCATCCTCTACGGCGCCTGGCTGTCCATTGCCCAGAAGGACGTCAAGAAGCTGGTGGCCTACAGTTCGGTGAGCCATCTGGGCTTCGTGATGCTGGGCCTGTTCGCGCTCACGCCCGAGGGCGTGGCGGGAGCCGTGCTGCAGATGATCAACCACGGCATCTCGACCGGTGCGCTCTTCCTTGCGGTGGGCGTGATCTACGAGCGCCGTCACACCCGCCTGATCGCCGATTTCGGCGGGCTGGCCAGGGTGATGCCGATCTATGCGGTGGTCTTCATGATCGTCTGTCTGTCCTCGATCGGCCTGCCCGGCACCAACGGTTTCACGGGTGAATTCCTGATCCTGCTGGGTGCCTTCAAGAGCTTTCCCCTGGCCACCGGGCTGGCCACCACCGGTGTGATCTTCGCCGCAGTCTACATCCTCTGGATGTTCCAGCGCGTGATGTATGGCCCGGTGAGCAATCCAAAGAACGCCGAGTTGCCCGACCTGAGTCTCAGGGAGATGGCCGTGTTTGCCCCTCTGCTGGTGCTGATCTTCTGGATCGGCATCTATCCCGAGCCCTTCCTCAGCCGACTGAACCCGGCCGTGGACACCGTGCTGCAACTGATCCAGTCCCGCTAG